The following are from one region of the Cloacibacterium normanense genome:
- a CDS encoding GreA/GreB family elongation factor → MLVKDYDKTALRNFVKDTIFGKIKTLEFYLNFTLEATREVKKTSKYDSIREEMQEEIYHLDKQMFALKTMQKKMNQVLHHSSDRVKLGSLVITNKARFYLSVSLGEFFYEGDRFYAISEESPMAKIMLGKTEGEEFVLNRIHQKIEKII, encoded by the coding sequence ATGTTGGTCAAAGATTATGATAAAACTGCACTGAGGAATTTTGTGAAAGACACGATTTTTGGGAAGATAAAAACGCTGGAGTTTTATCTCAACTTTACTTTGGAAGCAACGAGAGAAGTAAAGAAAACGTCTAAATATGATTCGATAAGAGAAGAAATGCAAGAAGAAATTTATCACTTAGATAAACAAATGTTTGCGCTCAAAACCATGCAAAAGAAGATGAATCAGGTGCTTCATCATTCTTCGGATAGAGTAAAACTCGGTTCGCTGGTCATTACCAATAAAGCCAGATTTTATCTTTCGGTTTCTCTGGGCGAGTTTTTTTATGAAGGCGATCGGTTTTATGCGATTTCCGAAGAAAGTCCGATGGCGAAAATCATGCTCGGTAAAACCGAAGGCGAAGAATTTGTTCTCAATAGAATTCACCAAAAAATTGAAAAAATTATTTAA
- a CDS encoding M3 family metallopeptidase → MTNPLLQSFNTKYNSAPFAEIKEEHYLPAFKELIDQSLQEIQEITQNPETPTFENTIEALAYSGEQLDVVSNIFFNLNSAETNDEIQQIAQEVSPLLTEFASKISQNEQLFSRIKKVYDEKDHYSLNEEQKMLLEETYKGFVRNGALLNDEKKEQLKNINIELSKKSLQFGQNVLAATNQYYKHLTNKDDLAGIPEAILAQYEEEAKERNLEGYVITLQFPSLLPVLTYAENRELRKELAIANGKKSFDGGEFDNQNLIKELVQLRQEKAQLLGYKSFADYVLEERMAKSPQKVLEFLNELLTKAKPFAQKDVEELSVLAKANGITEMQSYDHAYYAEKLRKQKFDFNDEELKPYFQLDKVQEAVFGLAGKLFGLEFVETADIQKYHADVKTYEIYEGENFKALLYADYHPRKGKRAGAWMTSFKNQYIKNGENHRPHISVVCNFTKPTSETPSLLTFNEVTTLFHEFGHALHGVLANTQYPNLSGTSVKWDFVELPSQFLENYCYEPEFLKTFAKHYQTGEVLPDEKIQKIEDSKNFMEGYQTLRQLSFGILDMSYHAENVKVEDVKTFETETIKATQVYPTLSETAVSTSFSHIFQGGYSAGYYSYKWAEVLDADAFQYFKENGIFNPEIAAKYKVLLSSGGTKDPMELYKNFRGSEPKVESLLKRAFG, encoded by the coding sequence ATGACAAATCCACTTTTACAATCCTTCAATACTAAATATAATTCAGCTCCATTTGCAGAAATAAAAGAAGAACATTACTTACCTGCATTCAAAGAACTGATAGACCAATCTTTGCAAGAAATACAAGAAATCACTCAAAATCCTGAAACGCCTACTTTCGAAAACACCATCGAAGCATTGGCTTATTCAGGCGAACAATTAGATGTGGTTTCTAATATTTTCTTTAATCTAAATTCTGCCGAAACCAATGACGAAATTCAACAAATCGCACAAGAAGTTTCGCCTTTATTGACTGAATTTGCTTCTAAAATTTCGCAAAATGAACAACTTTTTTCAAGAATTAAAAAAGTTTACGACGAAAAAGACCATTATTCGCTTAACGAAGAGCAAAAAATGCTTCTAGAAGAAACCTACAAAGGTTTTGTAAGAAACGGTGCATTGCTGAATGACGAGAAAAAAGAACAACTCAAAAATATTAATATTGAGCTTTCTAAAAAATCTTTGCAATTCGGACAAAACGTTTTGGCAGCGACCAATCAATATTATAAACACTTGACCAACAAAGATGATTTGGCTGGAATTCCAGAGGCTATTCTTGCGCAGTATGAAGAAGAAGCAAAAGAAAGAAATCTAGAAGGTTATGTGATTACGCTACAATTCCCGAGTTTATTACCCGTTCTTACTTATGCGGAAAATCGTGAGTTGAGAAAGGAATTGGCAATTGCAAACGGAAAAAAATCTTTTGACGGCGGTGAATTTGACAACCAAAATCTCATCAAAGAATTGGTACAACTTCGTCAAGAAAAAGCGCAATTGTTAGGCTACAAATCTTTTGCAGATTATGTTTTAGAAGAAAGAATGGCAAAATCTCCGCAGAAAGTGTTAGAATTTTTGAACGAATTATTGACTAAAGCAAAACCTTTTGCTCAAAAAGATGTGGAAGAGCTTTCCGTTTTAGCAAAAGCTAATGGAATTACAGAAATGCAAAGTTATGACCACGCTTATTATGCCGAAAAACTCAGAAAACAAAAATTTGATTTCAATGATGAAGAATTGAAACCTTATTTCCAGTTAGACAAAGTACAAGAAGCAGTTTTCGGGTTAGCTGGAAAACTTTTCGGGTTAGAATTTGTAGAAACTGCTGATATTCAAAAATATCACGCTGATGTAAAAACGTACGAAATCTATGAAGGTGAAAATTTTAAAGCGTTGCTTTATGCCGATTATCATCCAAGAAAGGGAAAAAGAGCGGGAGCATGGATGACGAGTTTTAAAAATCAATACATCAAAAATGGTGAAAACCACAGACCGCATATTTCTGTAGTTTGTAATTTTACCAAACCTACCTCAGAAACACCAAGTTTATTGACCTTCAATGAAGTAACCACACTTTTTCATGAATTTGGGCATGCTTTACATGGTGTTTTGGCAAACACTCAGTATCCAAATCTTTCTGGAACTTCTGTAAAATGGGATTTCGTAGAATTGCCTTCTCAATTTTTAGAAAATTACTGTTACGAACCAGAATTCTTAAAAACATTTGCAAAACATTATCAAACGGGTGAAGTTTTACCAGATGAAAAAATTCAGAAAATAGAAGATTCTAAAAACTTTATGGAAGGCTATCAAACCTTGAGACAACTCAGTTTCGGAATTTTGGACATGTCTTATCACGCCGAAAACGTAAAAGTAGAAGATGTAAAAACCTTTGAAACCGAAACCATCAAAGCGACTCAAGTTTATCCTACTCTATCAGAAACAGCTGTTAGCACAAGTTTTTCACATATTTTCCAAGGAGGATATTCGGCTGGATATTATTCTTACAAATGGGCAGAAGTTTTAGATGCAGATGCTTTTCAATATTTCAAAGAAAATGGAATTTTCAATCCTGAAATTGCAGCAAAATACAAAGTTTTACTTTCTAGTGGCGGAACAAAAGACCCAATGGAATTGTATAAAAATTTCAGAGGAAGTGAGCCGAAAGTAGAAAGTTTGTTGAAGAGAGCTTTTGGTTAA
- a CDS encoding VF530 family protein, whose protein sequence is MEQNSKDPLHGKRLDAILEELVDYYHGFEELGKQINIRCFNENPSINSSLKFLRKTDWARKKVESLYLYVLRQKKKKGLL, encoded by the coding sequence ATGGAACAGAATTCTAAAGATCCTTTACATGGGAAAAGATTAGATGCCATTCTGGAAGAATTGGTAGACTATTATCATGGTTTCGAAGAACTAGGAAAACAAATAAACATCCGTTGTTTCAACGAAAATCCAAGCATCAATTCTTCGCTTAAATTCTTACGAAAAACAGATTGGGCAAGGAAAAAAGTAGAAAGCCTTTATCTCTATGTTTTAAGACAAAAGAAGAAAAAAGGTTTACTTTAA
- a CDS encoding YchJ family protein: MKNLCPCCSGKLYEECCEPFHSKKEFPKTAEELMRSRYAAFAIPNGEYLWQTTLPSKRKFHDKSELEAWGKENTWTKLEIINSSEKEVEFKAYFTDKFGKENIHHELSTFKKVDKKWYYVSGKFLD; the protein is encoded by the coding sequence TTGAAAAATCTTTGCCCTTGTTGTTCAGGAAAATTATACGAAGAATGTTGCGAACCGTTTCATTCTAAAAAGGAATTTCCAAAAACTGCGGAAGAACTGATGCGTTCTCGTTATGCTGCATTTGCCATTCCGAATGGTGAATATTTATGGCAAACCACATTGCCCAGCAAAAGAAAATTCCATGACAAAAGTGAATTGGAAGCTTGGGGAAAAGAAAACACTTGGACAAAACTGGAAATCATCAATTCCAGCGAAAAAGAAGTAGAATTTAAAGCCTATTTCACAGATAAATTCGGGAAAGAAAACATTCATCATGAGTTATCCACTTTTAAAAAGGTAGATAAAAAATGGTATTATGTTTCGGGAAAATTTTTAGATTAA
- a CDS encoding nitroreductase family protein, with product MNNSEILKQIIESRKSTYPKDYTGEEISQEILDEILSSAQFAPNHKKTKPWRFRIFRGEEKQQLAKEIQKIYKETTPEHLFLEKKYLDFAEKIAKTDTVVTISVNFSGLLPEWEEIAATSMAVQNMYLTCTANQIGCYWSSHTVINHLGEFLNLEENQRCLGFFYLGKI from the coding sequence ATGAACAATTCAGAAATTTTAAAACAAATCATAGAAAGCAGAAAAAGTACGTATCCCAAAGATTATACTGGCGAAGAAATTTCTCAGGAAATCTTAGATGAAATCTTAAGTTCTGCACAGTTTGCGCCCAATCATAAGAAAACAAAACCTTGGAGATTCCGTATTTTTAGAGGAGAAGAAAAGCAGCAACTGGCAAAAGAAATTCAGAAAATTTATAAAGAAACGACGCCAGAACACTTGTTTTTAGAGAAAAAATATCTTGATTTTGCTGAAAAAATTGCCAAAACAGATACAGTTGTTACCATTTCTGTAAATTTCAGTGGTCTGCTTCCAGAATGGGAAGAAATTGCAGCCACTTCGATGGCGGTTCAGAATATGTATTTAACCTGTACGGCAAATCAAATAGGTTGTTATTGGAGTTCTCACACAGTAATAAATCATCTCGGAGAGTTTCTGAATTTAGAAGAAAATCAACGTTGTCTTGGATTTTTTTATTTAGGGAAAATTTAA
- a CDS encoding SRPBCC family protein produces MKKFLKILLVVLAVLVIAMFVIGEKYHYEKSIVINAPAEKVYSHLNSMKAFNEWNPWMKLDPQLQSTYSGVSGQIGDQHCWKSDKKDVGNGCQEITALIPNQKQSTKMAFEGQGEATSDIVLTQEGNATKVVWTLDAEKEYPSNLMKPMMDYWMGKSYEEGLQNLKKLSEKP; encoded by the coding sequence TTGAAAAAGTTTTTAAAAATCCTTTTGGTAGTTCTAGCCGTTTTGGTAATTGCCATGTTTGTCATTGGTGAAAAATACCATTATGAAAAATCGATTGTCATTAATGCTCCGGCAGAAAAAGTGTATTCACATCTCAATTCTATGAAAGCATTTAATGAATGGAATCCTTGGATGAAATTAGACCCGCAGTTGCAATCTACCTATTCTGGAGTTTCTGGTCAGATTGGTGATCAACATTGCTGGAAAAGTGATAAAAAAGATGTAGGAAATGGTTGCCAAGAAATCACAGCACTTATTCCAAATCAGAAACAAAGCACTAAGATGGCTTTTGAAGGTCAAGGTGAAGCCACTTCTGATATTGTATTGACACAAGAAGGAAATGCTACAAAAGTGGTTTGGACGCTAGATGCAGAAAAGGAATATCCTTCTAATCTTATGAAGCCAATGATGGATTACTGGATGGGTAAATCGTATGAAGAAGGGCTCCAAAATTTGAAAAAACTTTCAGAAAAACCTTAA